One Pseudomonadota bacterium DNA segment encodes these proteins:
- the galE gene encoding UDP-glucose 4-epimerase GalE has protein sequence MQKRSILVTGGAGYIGSHVVRQLGESGHRVVVLDNLSTGFKEAVIHGVLVVGDSGDPLLVSRLLREHNIETVMHFAAHTVVPESIALPLKYYGNNTCKTRNLLECCADGGVEHFVFSSTAAVYGIPEGACAREDTATRPINPYGTSKLMSEWMLRDVAAQSALRFVILRYFNVAGSDPSCRIGQSTRNATLLIKVAAEVAAGRRASLAIFGTDFPTPDGTGIRDYIHVEDLADAHVKSLEYLVSGGESTTLNCGYGRGYSVREVIAAVEKAAGQRLEVCEGPRRAGDPPVLVAEADRIRRVLGWQPRYDDLHTIVETSLRWERTRAY, from the coding sequence CGGCAGTCATGTGGTCCGGCAGCTCGGGGAGTCCGGCCACCGTGTGGTGGTCCTCGACAACCTCTCGACCGGCTTCAAGGAGGCGGTGATCCACGGGGTGCTCGTGGTCGGCGACAGCGGAGACCCGCTCTTGGTGTCGCGCCTCTTGCGCGAGCACAACATCGAGACCGTCATGCACTTCGCGGCCCACACCGTGGTACCGGAATCGATTGCGCTGCCATTGAAATACTACGGCAACAATACCTGCAAGACACGCAACCTGCTCGAGTGCTGTGCGGACGGCGGCGTCGAGCACTTCGTGTTCTCCTCGACGGCCGCGGTCTATGGGATCCCCGAGGGCGCGTGTGCCCGTGAAGACACCGCCACCCGTCCCATCAATCCCTACGGCACCTCCAAGCTTATGAGCGAATGGATGCTACGCGATGTAGCTGCGCAGAGCGCCCTGCGTTTCGTGATCCTGCGTTATTTCAATGTCGCGGGCTCGGATCCGTCGTGCCGGATCGGGCAGTCGACCCGTAATGCCACGCTCCTCATCAAGGTGGCCGCCGAGGTCGCCGCCGGCAGGCGTGCGAGCCTCGCCATCTTCGGCACGGACTTTCCGACCCCGGACGGCACCGGGATCCGTGACTATATCCATGTCGAAGACCTCGCGGATGCCCATGTGAAATCGCTGGAATACCTGGTGTCGGGCGGCGAATCGACGACGCTGAACTGCGGCTATGGACGGGGTTACAGCGTGCGTGAGGTCATCGCCGCCGTGGAGAAGGCCGCCGGGCAGCGGCTCGAGGTATGCGAAGGTCCGCGCCGCGCCGGCGATCCGCCGGTCCTGGTCGCCGAGGCCGACCGCATCCGCCGGGTCTTGGGCTGGCAACCGCGCTACGACGACCTGCACACGATCGTCGAGACGTCGCTGCGGTGGGAGCGAACCCGTGCCTATTGA